The Bacteriovorax sp. Seq25_V genome includes a region encoding these proteins:
- the lipA gene encoding lipoyl synthase encodes MYDYDKQRELVKIKREKASDALRRKAEKAPVTRERKPEWFKVPLPSGDNYQDLKKNLRENKIWTVCEEASCPNLSECWSAKTATMMILGGTCTRACKFCHVDTGNPKGLINKEEIENAAKMAKMMSLNYLVITSVDRDDLPDFGASHFADVIRSVKNNHSSTLVEVLIPDFNGVEEHMKTLGDADPFVIAQNVETVKRLTYDVRDRRAGYEQTLNCLKFYKENYPHISTKTSLMVGLGETIEELIACMDDLRAVNCDIITFGQYLRPTPRHLPVQRYYRPEEFEELKRIAYEKGFKFVASGPLVRSSYKAADYLKHLRDQGHQV; translated from the coding sequence ATGTACGACTATGACAAACAGCGAGAGCTAGTAAAAATAAAAAGAGAAAAAGCATCAGATGCTTTAAGAAGGAAAGCTGAGAAGGCTCCTGTAACGAGAGAGCGCAAGCCTGAATGGTTTAAAGTTCCACTTCCTAGTGGTGACAATTATCAAGATCTGAAAAAAAATCTAAGAGAAAATAAAATTTGGACAGTTTGTGAAGAAGCTAGCTGTCCTAACTTATCGGAGTGCTGGTCTGCGAAGACGGCAACAATGATGATTCTAGGTGGGACTTGTACTCGAGCCTGTAAGTTTTGTCACGTTGATACAGGAAACCCAAAAGGGCTAATTAACAAAGAAGAAATTGAAAACGCTGCCAAGATGGCAAAGATGATGTCACTTAATTATTTGGTTATTACGAGTGTGGATCGTGATGATCTTCCTGACTTTGGGGCATCCCATTTTGCAGATGTTATTCGCTCGGTAAAAAATAACCATTCATCAACATTAGTTGAAGTTTTGATTCCTGACTTCAATGGTGTTGAAGAGCACATGAAGACTTTAGGGGATGCTGATCCTTTTGTAATCGCTCAAAATGTTGAGACAGTAAAACGTCTTACTTATGATGTGAGAGATCGTAGAGCAGGGTATGAGCAAACTCTTAATTGTTTAAAGTTTTATAAAGAGAATTACCCTCATATTTCGACGAAGACATCTCTCATGGTTGGACTTGGTGAAACTATTGAAGAGCTGATTGCATGTATGGATGATCTTAGGGCCGTTAATTGTGATATTATTACTTTTGGGCAGTATTTAAGACCAACACCTCGACATCTTCCTGTTCAAAGGTATTACCGCCCTGAAGAATTTGAAGAACTCAAACGAATAGCTTATGAAAAAGGCTTTAAGTTTGTAGCAAGTGGACCTCTTGTTCGCAGTAGCTACAAGGCTGCGGACTATTTGAAACACTTGAGAGATCAGGGTCATCAAGTATGA
- a CDS encoding biotin/lipoate A/B protein ligase, whose product MKIIEGLNLADFDLELSNFIQKDDHTVFVIKENWDYMLAHDFQEVILDRVYADKTQRVYIICNHPHCLTLGRGLQKKLTPDISLIDFDESLREKLDIPIHNIKRGGGVTFHYPGQLVFYPIISLENQKLAVMDFLRGTIRKFKTILEERFHLENLDADNELIGLWCGSRKIASMGLSTRRFVTYHGLALNLYQDEKMSKILRTVYPCGLSGAIYQSIDELLPLESDLFNKITDSLTANI is encoded by the coding sequence ATGAAAATAATTGAAGGTCTTAATCTCGCCGATTTCGATTTAGAACTTTCTAACTTCATTCAAAAAGATGACCATACAGTTTTTGTGATTAAAGAAAATTGGGATTATATGCTAGCCCATGATTTTCAAGAAGTAATCTTAGACCGAGTTTATGCAGATAAAACTCAACGAGTCTATATTATCTGCAATCATCCCCATTGCTTAACGCTTGGAAGGGGATTACAAAAGAAACTTACTCCTGATATTAGCTTGATTGACTTCGATGAGTCTCTTCGAGAGAAGCTTGATATTCCTATTCATAATATTAAGCGAGGTGGAGGTGTAACATTTCACTACCCAGGACAACTAGTTTTTTATCCTATAATAAGTTTAGAAAACCAAAAACTTGCTGTGATGGATTTTCTTCGCGGAACAATTAGAAAATTTAAAACAATTCTTGAAGAAAGATTTCATCTCGAAAATCTCGATGCTGACAATGAACTCATTGGACTCTGGTGTGGGAGTCGCAAGATTGCTTCAATGGGATTATCCACTCGTCGCTTTGTGACCTATCATGGCTTAGCACTGAATCTCTATCAAGACGAAAAAATGTCAAAGATTCTAAGAACTGTTTACCCCTGTGGACTTAGCGGAGCGATTTATCAATCAATAGATGAGCTTCTTCCTTTGGAAAGTGACCTTTTCAATAAAATAACCGACTCTTTAACTGCAAATATCTAG